A single region of the Lathamus discolor isolate bLatDis1 chromosome 13, bLatDis1.hap1, whole genome shotgun sequence genome encodes:
- the ZNF207 gene encoding BUB3-interacting and GLEBS motif-containing protein ZNF207 isoform X8, producing MGRKKKKQLKPWCWYCNRDFDDEKILIQHQKAKHFKCHICHKKLYTGPGLAIHCMQVHKETIDAVPNAIPGRTDIELEIYGMEGIPEKDMEERRRLLEQKTQESQKKKQQDDSDEYEDDESAASTSFQPQQVQPQQGYIPPMAQPGLPPVPGAPGMPPGIPPLMAGVPPMMPGMPPVMPGMPPGLHQQRKYMQSFCGGNMMMPMGGMMPPGPGIPPLMPGMPPGMPPPVGPRPGMPPMTQAQPVTAPGILNRPPAPAASAPAPQPPVTKPLFPSAGQMGTPVTSSSAASSNSESLSASSNALFPSTAQAAAAVPGPVGTDFKPLNSTPATTTEPPKPTFPAYTQSTASTTSTTNSTAAKPATSITSKPATLTTTSATSKLIHPDEDISLEERRAQLPKYQRNLPRPGQASLGNPQVGPIGGMMPPQPGIPPQQQGMRPPMPPHGQYGAHHQGMPGYLPGAMPPYGQGPPMVPPYQSGPPRPPMGMRPPVMSQGGRY from the exons ATGGGCCGTAAGaagaagaagcagctgaagcCTTGGTGCTG GTATTGTAACAGGGATTTTGATGATGAAAAAATCCTTATACAGCatcaaaaagcaaagcactttaaatgCCATATATGTCATAAGAAACTGTATACAGGACCTGGATTAGCTATCCATTGCATGCAG gTACATAAGGAAACAATAGATGCTGTTCCAAATGCGATTCCTGGAAGAACAGACATTGAACTGGAAATCTATGGTATGGAGGGCATTCCAGAAAAAGATATGGAGGAACGGAGGAGGTTACTTGAACAAAAAACTCAGG agagccagaaaaagaaacaacaggaTGACTCTGATGAATATGAAGATGATGAATCTGCAGCTTCAACTTCATTTCAACCCCAGCAAGTTCAGCCCCAGCAGGGCTACATTCCCCCAATGGCACAACCAGGTTTGCCTCCTGTGCCAGGTGCACCAGGGATGCCTCCAG gtaTACCACCATTAATGGCAGGTGTTCCGCCTATGATGCCTGGAATGCCTCCAGTTATGCCTGGAATGCCACCTGG ATTACATCAACAGAGAAAATACATGCAGTCATTTTGTGGTGGAAACAT GATGATGCCGATGGGTGGAATGATGCCTCCTGGGCCAGGAATACCACCTCTTATGCCTGGTATGCCACCAG GTATGCCGCCGCCTGTTGGCCCTCGTCCTGGGATGCCTCCAATGACACAAGCGCAGCCTGTTACAGCACCAGGAATTCTTAACaggcctccagctcctgctgcatctGCACCTGCTCCCCAGCCTCCAGTTACTAAACCACTCTTCCCAAGTGCAGGGCAG ATGGGGACACCTGTCACAAGCTCAAGTGCAGCTTCCTCCAATTCAGAAAGTCTGTCAGCATCTTCTAACGCTCTGTTTCCTAGCACAGCACAA gctgcagcagctgttccAGGTCCAGTTGGTACTGATTTCAAACCTTTGAATTCTACACCTGCAACAACAACAGAACCCCCAAAACCTACATTCCCTGCTTACACACAGTCTACAGCCTCAACCACTAGCACGACAAACAgtactgcagctaaaccagctACATCTATAACAAGTAAGCCTGCTACCCTTACAACCACCAGTGCAACCAGTAAGTTGATCCATCCAGATGAGGATATATCACTG GAAGAGAGAAGGGCACAGTTGCCCAAGTACCAGCGAAATCTTCCTCGACCGGGACAGGCTTCTTTGGGTAATCCTCAAGTTGGACCAATTGGAGGTATGATGCCACCACAACCGGGAATTCCTCCACAACAGCAAGGAATGAGACCTCCCATGCCACCTCATG GTCAGTATGGTGCTCATCACCAGGGCATGCCAGGATACCTTCCTGGGGCGATGCCTCCATATGGTCAGGGACCTCCAATGGTGCCCCCTTACCAAAGTGGACCTCCTCGACCTCCAATGGGAATGAGACCTCCTGTAATGTCGCAGGGTGGCCGCTACTGA
- the ZNF207 gene encoding BUB3-interacting and GLEBS motif-containing protein ZNF207 isoform X3, which produces MGRKKKKQLKPWCWYCNRDFDDEKILIQHQKAKHFKCHICHKKLYTGPGLAIHCMQVHKETIDAVPNAIPGRTDIELEIYGMEGIPEKDMEERRRLLEQKTQAESQKKKQQDDSDEYEDDESAASTSFQPQQVQPQQGYIPPMAQPGLPPVPGAPGMPPGIPPLMAGVPPMMPGMPPVMPGMPPGLHQQRKYMQSFCGGNMMMPMGGMMPPGPGIPPLMPGMPPGMPPPVGPRPGMPPMTQAQPVTAPGILNRPPAPAASAPAPQPPVTKPLFPSAGQAAAAVPGPVGTDFKPLNSTPATTTEPPKPTFPAYTQSTASTTSTTNSTAAKPATSITSKPATLTTTSATSKLIHPDEDISLEERRAQLPKYQRNLPRPGQASLGNPQVGPIGGMMPPQPGIPPQQQGMRPPMPPHGQYGAHHQGMPGYLPGAMPPYGQGPPMVPPYQSGPPRPPMGMRPPVMSQGGRY; this is translated from the exons ATGGGCCGTAAGaagaagaagcagctgaagcCTTGGTGCTG GTATTGTAACAGGGATTTTGATGATGAAAAAATCCTTATACAGCatcaaaaagcaaagcactttaaatgCCATATATGTCATAAGAAACTGTATACAGGACCTGGATTAGCTATCCATTGCATGCAG gTACATAAGGAAACAATAGATGCTGTTCCAAATGCGATTCCTGGAAGAACAGACATTGAACTGGAAATCTATGGTATGGAGGGCATTCCAGAAAAAGATATGGAGGAACGGAGGAGGTTACTTGAACAAAAAACTCAGG cagagagccagaaaaagaaacaacaggaTGACTCTGATGAATATGAAGATGATGAATCTGCAGCTTCAACTTCATTTCAACCCCAGCAAGTTCAGCCCCAGCAGGGCTACATTCCCCCAATGGCACAACCAGGTTTGCCTCCTGTGCCAGGTGCACCAGGGATGCCTCCAG gtaTACCACCATTAATGGCAGGTGTTCCGCCTATGATGCCTGGAATGCCTCCAGTTATGCCTGGAATGCCACCTGG ATTACATCAACAGAGAAAATACATGCAGTCATTTTGTGGTGGAAACAT GATGATGCCGATGGGTGGAATGATGCCTCCTGGGCCAGGAATACCACCTCTTATGCCTGGTATGCCACCAG GTATGCCGCCGCCTGTTGGCCCTCGTCCTGGGATGCCTCCAATGACACAAGCGCAGCCTGTTACAGCACCAGGAATTCTTAACaggcctccagctcctgctgcatctGCACCTGCTCCCCAGCCTCCAGTTACTAAACCACTCTTCCCAAGTGCAGGGCAG gctgcagcagctgttccAGGTCCAGTTGGTACTGATTTCAAACCTTTGAATTCTACACCTGCAACAACAACAGAACCCCCAAAACCTACATTCCCTGCTTACACACAGTCTACAGCCTCAACCACTAGCACGACAAACAgtactgcagctaaaccagctACATCTATAACAAGTAAGCCTGCTACCCTTACAACCACCAGTGCAACCAGTAAGTTGATCCATCCAGATGAGGATATATCACTG GAAGAGAGAAGGGCACAGTTGCCCAAGTACCAGCGAAATCTTCCTCGACCGGGACAGGCTTCTTTGGGTAATCCTCAAGTTGGACCAATTGGAGGTATGATGCCACCACAACCGGGAATTCCTCCACAACAGCAAGGAATGAGACCTCCCATGCCACCTCATG GTCAGTATGGTGCTCATCACCAGGGCATGCCAGGATACCTTCCTGGGGCGATGCCTCCATATGGTCAGGGACCTCCAATGGTGCCCCCTTACCAAAGTGGACCTCCTCGACCTCCAATGGGAATGAGACCTCCTGTAATGTCGCAGGGTGGCCGCTACTGA
- the ZNF207 gene encoding BUB3-interacting and GLEBS motif-containing protein ZNF207 isoform X7, with translation MGRKKKKQLKPWCWYCNRDFDDEKILIQHQKAKHFKCHICHKKLYTGPGLAIHCMQVHKETIDAVPNAIPGRTDIELEIYGMEGIPEKDMEERRRLLEQKTQESQKKKQQDDSDEYEDDESAASTSFQPQQVQPQQGYIPPMAQPGLPPVPGAPGMPPGIPPLMAGVPPMMPGMPPVMPGMPPGMMPMGGMMPPGPGIPPLMPGMPPGMPPPVGPRPGMPPMTQAQPVTAPGILNRPPAPAASAPAPQPPVTKPLFPSAGQAAAAVPGPVGTDFKPLNSTPATTTEPPKPTFPAYTQSTASTTSTTNSTAAKPATSITSKPATLTTTSATSKLIHPDEDISLEERRAQLPKYQRNLPRPGQASLGNPQVGPIGGMMPPQPGIPPQQQGMRPPMPPHGQYGAHHQGMPGYLPGAMPPYGQGPPMVPPYQSGPPRPPMGMRPPVMSQGGRY, from the exons ATGGGCCGTAAGaagaagaagcagctgaagcCTTGGTGCTG GTATTGTAACAGGGATTTTGATGATGAAAAAATCCTTATACAGCatcaaaaagcaaagcactttaaatgCCATATATGTCATAAGAAACTGTATACAGGACCTGGATTAGCTATCCATTGCATGCAG gTACATAAGGAAACAATAGATGCTGTTCCAAATGCGATTCCTGGAAGAACAGACATTGAACTGGAAATCTATGGTATGGAGGGCATTCCAGAAAAAGATATGGAGGAACGGAGGAGGTTACTTGAACAAAAAACTCAGG agagccagaaaaagaaacaacaggaTGACTCTGATGAATATGAAGATGATGAATCTGCAGCTTCAACTTCATTTCAACCCCAGCAAGTTCAGCCCCAGCAGGGCTACATTCCCCCAATGGCACAACCAGGTTTGCCTCCTGTGCCAGGTGCACCAGGGATGCCTCCAG gtaTACCACCATTAATGGCAGGTGTTCCGCCTATGATGCCTGGAATGCCTCCAGTTATGCCTGGAATGCCACCTGG GATGATGCCGATGGGTGGAATGATGCCTCCTGGGCCAGGAATACCACCTCTTATGCCTGGTATGCCACCAG GTATGCCGCCGCCTGTTGGCCCTCGTCCTGGGATGCCTCCAATGACACAAGCGCAGCCTGTTACAGCACCAGGAATTCTTAACaggcctccagctcctgctgcatctGCACCTGCTCCCCAGCCTCCAGTTACTAAACCACTCTTCCCAAGTGCAGGGCAG gctgcagcagctgttccAGGTCCAGTTGGTACTGATTTCAAACCTTTGAATTCTACACCTGCAACAACAACAGAACCCCCAAAACCTACATTCCCTGCTTACACACAGTCTACAGCCTCAACCACTAGCACGACAAACAgtactgcagctaaaccagctACATCTATAACAAGTAAGCCTGCTACCCTTACAACCACCAGTGCAACCAGTAAGTTGATCCATCCAGATGAGGATATATCACTG GAAGAGAGAAGGGCACAGTTGCCCAAGTACCAGCGAAATCTTCCTCGACCGGGACAGGCTTCTTTGGGTAATCCTCAAGTTGGACCAATTGGAGGTATGATGCCACCACAACCGGGAATTCCTCCACAACAGCAAGGAATGAGACCTCCCATGCCACCTCATG GTCAGTATGGTGCTCATCACCAGGGCATGCCAGGATACCTTCCTGGGGCGATGCCTCCATATGGTCAGGGACCTCCAATGGTGCCCCCTTACCAAAGTGGACCTCCTCGACCTCCAATGGGAATGAGACCTCCTGTAATGTCGCAGGGTGGCCGCTACTGA
- the ZNF207 gene encoding BUB3-interacting and GLEBS motif-containing protein ZNF207 isoform X1: MGRKKKKQLKPWCWYCNRDFDDEKILIQHQKAKHFKCHICHKKLYTGPGLAIHCMQVHKETIDAVPNAIPGRTDIELEIYGMEGIPEKDMEERRRLLEQKTQAESQKKKQQDDSDEYEDDESAASTSFQPQQVQPQQGYIPPMAQPGLPPVPGAPGMPPGIPPLMAGVPPMMPGMPPVMPGMPPGLHQQRKYMQSFCGGNMMMPMGGMMPPGPGIPPLMPGMPPGRSGLSNSYYGMPPPVGPRPGMPPMTQAQPVTAPGILNRPPAPAASAPAPQPPVTKPLFPSAGQAAAAVPGPVGTDFKPLNSTPATTTEPPKPTFPAYTQSTASTTSTTNSTAAKPATSITSKPATLTTTSATSKLIHPDEDISLEERRAQLPKYQRNLPRPGQASLGNPQVGPIGGMMPPQPGIPPQQQGMRPPMPPHGQYGAHHQGMPGYLPGAMPPYGQGPPMVPPYQSGPPRPPMGMRPPVMSQGGRY; this comes from the exons ATGGGCCGTAAGaagaagaagcagctgaagcCTTGGTGCTG GTATTGTAACAGGGATTTTGATGATGAAAAAATCCTTATACAGCatcaaaaagcaaagcactttaaatgCCATATATGTCATAAGAAACTGTATACAGGACCTGGATTAGCTATCCATTGCATGCAG gTACATAAGGAAACAATAGATGCTGTTCCAAATGCGATTCCTGGAAGAACAGACATTGAACTGGAAATCTATGGTATGGAGGGCATTCCAGAAAAAGATATGGAGGAACGGAGGAGGTTACTTGAACAAAAAACTCAGG cagagagccagaaaaagaaacaacaggaTGACTCTGATGAATATGAAGATGATGAATCTGCAGCTTCAACTTCATTTCAACCCCAGCAAGTTCAGCCCCAGCAGGGCTACATTCCCCCAATGGCACAACCAGGTTTGCCTCCTGTGCCAGGTGCACCAGGGATGCCTCCAG gtaTACCACCATTAATGGCAGGTGTTCCGCCTATGATGCCTGGAATGCCTCCAGTTATGCCTGGAATGCCACCTGG ATTACATCAACAGAGAAAATACATGCAGTCATTTTGTGGTGGAAACAT GATGATGCCGATGGGTGGAATGATGCCTCCTGGGCCAGGAATACCACCTCTTATGCCTGGTATGCCACCAGGTAGGTCGGGGCTGTCAAACTCGTACTATG GTATGCCGCCGCCTGTTGGCCCTCGTCCTGGGATGCCTCCAATGACACAAGCGCAGCCTGTTACAGCACCAGGAATTCTTAACaggcctccagctcctgctgcatctGCACCTGCTCCCCAGCCTCCAGTTACTAAACCACTCTTCCCAAGTGCAGGGCAG gctgcagcagctgttccAGGTCCAGTTGGTACTGATTTCAAACCTTTGAATTCTACACCTGCAACAACAACAGAACCCCCAAAACCTACATTCCCTGCTTACACACAGTCTACAGCCTCAACCACTAGCACGACAAACAgtactgcagctaaaccagctACATCTATAACAAGTAAGCCTGCTACCCTTACAACCACCAGTGCAACCAGTAAGTTGATCCATCCAGATGAGGATATATCACTG GAAGAGAGAAGGGCACAGTTGCCCAAGTACCAGCGAAATCTTCCTCGACCGGGACAGGCTTCTTTGGGTAATCCTCAAGTTGGACCAATTGGAGGTATGATGCCACCACAACCGGGAATTCCTCCACAACAGCAAGGAATGAGACCTCCCATGCCACCTCATG GTCAGTATGGTGCTCATCACCAGGGCATGCCAGGATACCTTCCTGGGGCGATGCCTCCATATGGTCAGGGACCTCCAATGGTGCCCCCTTACCAAAGTGGACCTCCTCGACCTCCAATGGGAATGAGACCTCCTGTAATGTCGCAGGGTGGCCGCTACTGA
- the ZNF207 gene encoding BUB3-interacting and GLEBS motif-containing protein ZNF207 isoform X6, whose protein sequence is MGRKKKKQLKPWCWYCNRDFDDEKILIQHQKAKHFKCHICHKKLYTGPGLAIHCMQVHKETIDAVPNAIPGRTDIELEIYGMEGIPEKDMEERRRLLEQKTQAESQKKKQQDDSDEYEDDESAASTSFQPQQVQPQQGYIPPMAQPGLPPVPGAPGMPPGIPPLMAGVPPMMPGMPPVMPGMPPGMMPMGGMMPPGPGIPPLMPGMPPGMPPPVGPRPGMPPMTQAQPVTAPGILNRPPAPAASAPAPQPPVTKPLFPSAGQAAAAVPGPVGTDFKPLNSTPATTTEPPKPTFPAYTQSTASTTSTTNSTAAKPATSITSKPATLTTTSATSKLIHPDEDISLEERRAQLPKYQRNLPRPGQASLGNPQVGPIGGMMPPQPGIPPQQQGMRPPMPPHGQYGAHHQGMPGYLPGAMPPYGQGPPMVPPYQSGPPRPPMGMRPPVMSQGGRY, encoded by the exons ATGGGCCGTAAGaagaagaagcagctgaagcCTTGGTGCTG GTATTGTAACAGGGATTTTGATGATGAAAAAATCCTTATACAGCatcaaaaagcaaagcactttaaatgCCATATATGTCATAAGAAACTGTATACAGGACCTGGATTAGCTATCCATTGCATGCAG gTACATAAGGAAACAATAGATGCTGTTCCAAATGCGATTCCTGGAAGAACAGACATTGAACTGGAAATCTATGGTATGGAGGGCATTCCAGAAAAAGATATGGAGGAACGGAGGAGGTTACTTGAACAAAAAACTCAGG cagagagccagaaaaagaaacaacaggaTGACTCTGATGAATATGAAGATGATGAATCTGCAGCTTCAACTTCATTTCAACCCCAGCAAGTTCAGCCCCAGCAGGGCTACATTCCCCCAATGGCACAACCAGGTTTGCCTCCTGTGCCAGGTGCACCAGGGATGCCTCCAG gtaTACCACCATTAATGGCAGGTGTTCCGCCTATGATGCCTGGAATGCCTCCAGTTATGCCTGGAATGCCACCTGG GATGATGCCGATGGGTGGAATGATGCCTCCTGGGCCAGGAATACCACCTCTTATGCCTGGTATGCCACCAG GTATGCCGCCGCCTGTTGGCCCTCGTCCTGGGATGCCTCCAATGACACAAGCGCAGCCTGTTACAGCACCAGGAATTCTTAACaggcctccagctcctgctgcatctGCACCTGCTCCCCAGCCTCCAGTTACTAAACCACTCTTCCCAAGTGCAGGGCAG gctgcagcagctgttccAGGTCCAGTTGGTACTGATTTCAAACCTTTGAATTCTACACCTGCAACAACAACAGAACCCCCAAAACCTACATTCCCTGCTTACACACAGTCTACAGCCTCAACCACTAGCACGACAAACAgtactgcagctaaaccagctACATCTATAACAAGTAAGCCTGCTACCCTTACAACCACCAGTGCAACCAGTAAGTTGATCCATCCAGATGAGGATATATCACTG GAAGAGAGAAGGGCACAGTTGCCCAAGTACCAGCGAAATCTTCCTCGACCGGGACAGGCTTCTTTGGGTAATCCTCAAGTTGGACCAATTGGAGGTATGATGCCACCACAACCGGGAATTCCTCCACAACAGCAAGGAATGAGACCTCCCATGCCACCTCATG GTCAGTATGGTGCTCATCACCAGGGCATGCCAGGATACCTTCCTGGGGCGATGCCTCCATATGGTCAGGGACCTCCAATGGTGCCCCCTTACCAAAGTGGACCTCCTCGACCTCCAATGGGAATGAGACCTCCTGTAATGTCGCAGGGTGGCCGCTACTGA
- the ZNF207 gene encoding BUB3-interacting and GLEBS motif-containing protein ZNF207 isoform X5, whose protein sequence is MGRKKKKQLKPWCWYCNRDFDDEKILIQHQKAKHFKCHICHKKLYTGPGLAIHCMQVHKETIDAVPNAIPGRTDIELEIYGMEGIPEKDMEERRRLLEQKTQAESQKKKQQDDSDEYEDDESAASTSFQPQQVQPQQGYIPPMAQPGLPPVPGAPGMPPGIPPLMAGVPPMMPGMPPVMPGMPPGMMPMGGMMPPGPGIPPLMPGMPPGRSGLSNSYYGMPPPVGPRPGMPPMTQAQPVTAPGILNRPPAPAASAPAPQPPVTKPLFPSAGQAAAAVPGPVGTDFKPLNSTPATTTEPPKPTFPAYTQSTASTTSTTNSTAAKPATSITSKPATLTTTSATSKLIHPDEDISLEERRAQLPKYQRNLPRPGQASLGNPQVGPIGGMMPPQPGIPPQQQGMRPPMPPHGQYGAHHQGMPGYLPGAMPPYGQGPPMVPPYQSGPPRPPMGMRPPVMSQGGRY, encoded by the exons ATGGGCCGTAAGaagaagaagcagctgaagcCTTGGTGCTG GTATTGTAACAGGGATTTTGATGATGAAAAAATCCTTATACAGCatcaaaaagcaaagcactttaaatgCCATATATGTCATAAGAAACTGTATACAGGACCTGGATTAGCTATCCATTGCATGCAG gTACATAAGGAAACAATAGATGCTGTTCCAAATGCGATTCCTGGAAGAACAGACATTGAACTGGAAATCTATGGTATGGAGGGCATTCCAGAAAAAGATATGGAGGAACGGAGGAGGTTACTTGAACAAAAAACTCAGG cagagagccagaaaaagaaacaacaggaTGACTCTGATGAATATGAAGATGATGAATCTGCAGCTTCAACTTCATTTCAACCCCAGCAAGTTCAGCCCCAGCAGGGCTACATTCCCCCAATGGCACAACCAGGTTTGCCTCCTGTGCCAGGTGCACCAGGGATGCCTCCAG gtaTACCACCATTAATGGCAGGTGTTCCGCCTATGATGCCTGGAATGCCTCCAGTTATGCCTGGAATGCCACCTGG GATGATGCCGATGGGTGGAATGATGCCTCCTGGGCCAGGAATACCACCTCTTATGCCTGGTATGCCACCAGGTAGGTCGGGGCTGTCAAACTCGTACTATG GTATGCCGCCGCCTGTTGGCCCTCGTCCTGGGATGCCTCCAATGACACAAGCGCAGCCTGTTACAGCACCAGGAATTCTTAACaggcctccagctcctgctgcatctGCACCTGCTCCCCAGCCTCCAGTTACTAAACCACTCTTCCCAAGTGCAGGGCAG gctgcagcagctgttccAGGTCCAGTTGGTACTGATTTCAAACCTTTGAATTCTACACCTGCAACAACAACAGAACCCCCAAAACCTACATTCCCTGCTTACACACAGTCTACAGCCTCAACCACTAGCACGACAAACAgtactgcagctaaaccagctACATCTATAACAAGTAAGCCTGCTACCCTTACAACCACCAGTGCAACCAGTAAGTTGATCCATCCAGATGAGGATATATCACTG GAAGAGAGAAGGGCACAGTTGCCCAAGTACCAGCGAAATCTTCCTCGACCGGGACAGGCTTCTTTGGGTAATCCTCAAGTTGGACCAATTGGAGGTATGATGCCACCACAACCGGGAATTCCTCCACAACAGCAAGGAATGAGACCTCCCATGCCACCTCATG GTCAGTATGGTGCTCATCACCAGGGCATGCCAGGATACCTTCCTGGGGCGATGCCTCCATATGGTCAGGGACCTCCAATGGTGCCCCCTTACCAAAGTGGACCTCCTCGACCTCCAATGGGAATGAGACCTCCTGTAATGTCGCAGGGTGGCCGCTACTGA
- the ZNF207 gene encoding BUB3-interacting and GLEBS motif-containing protein ZNF207 isoform X4 — protein sequence MGRKKKKQLKPWCWYCNRDFDDEKILIQHQKAKHFKCHICHKKLYTGPGLAIHCMQVHKETIDAVPNAIPGRTDIELEIYGMEGIPEKDMEERRRLLEQKTQESQKKKQQDDSDEYEDDESAASTSFQPQQVQPQQGYIPPMAQPGLPPVPGAPGMPPGIPPLMAGVPPMMPGMPPVMPGMPPGLHQQRKYMQSFCGGNMMMPMGGMMPPGPGIPPLMPGMPPGMPPPVGPRPGMPPMTQAQPVTAPGILNRPPAPAASAPAPQPPVTKPLFPSAGQAAAAVPGPVGTDFKPLNSTPATTTEPPKPTFPAYTQSTASTTSTTNSTAAKPATSITSKPATLTTTSATSKLIHPDEDISLEERRAQLPKYQRNLPRPGQASLGNPQVGPIGGMMPPQPGIPPQQQGMRPPMPPHGQYGAHHQGMPGYLPGAMPPYGQGPPMVPPYQSGPPRPPMGMRPPVMSQGGRY from the exons ATGGGCCGTAAGaagaagaagcagctgaagcCTTGGTGCTG GTATTGTAACAGGGATTTTGATGATGAAAAAATCCTTATACAGCatcaaaaagcaaagcactttaaatgCCATATATGTCATAAGAAACTGTATACAGGACCTGGATTAGCTATCCATTGCATGCAG gTACATAAGGAAACAATAGATGCTGTTCCAAATGCGATTCCTGGAAGAACAGACATTGAACTGGAAATCTATGGTATGGAGGGCATTCCAGAAAAAGATATGGAGGAACGGAGGAGGTTACTTGAACAAAAAACTCAGG agagccagaaaaagaaacaacaggaTGACTCTGATGAATATGAAGATGATGAATCTGCAGCTTCAACTTCATTTCAACCCCAGCAAGTTCAGCCCCAGCAGGGCTACATTCCCCCAATGGCACAACCAGGTTTGCCTCCTGTGCCAGGTGCACCAGGGATGCCTCCAG gtaTACCACCATTAATGGCAGGTGTTCCGCCTATGATGCCTGGAATGCCTCCAGTTATGCCTGGAATGCCACCTGG ATTACATCAACAGAGAAAATACATGCAGTCATTTTGTGGTGGAAACAT GATGATGCCGATGGGTGGAATGATGCCTCCTGGGCCAGGAATACCACCTCTTATGCCTGGTATGCCACCAG GTATGCCGCCGCCTGTTGGCCCTCGTCCTGGGATGCCTCCAATGACACAAGCGCAGCCTGTTACAGCACCAGGAATTCTTAACaggcctccagctcctgctgcatctGCACCTGCTCCCCAGCCTCCAGTTACTAAACCACTCTTCCCAAGTGCAGGGCAG gctgcagcagctgttccAGGTCCAGTTGGTACTGATTTCAAACCTTTGAATTCTACACCTGCAACAACAACAGAACCCCCAAAACCTACATTCCCTGCTTACACACAGTCTACAGCCTCAACCACTAGCACGACAAACAgtactgcagctaaaccagctACATCTATAACAAGTAAGCCTGCTACCCTTACAACCACCAGTGCAACCAGTAAGTTGATCCATCCAGATGAGGATATATCACTG GAAGAGAGAAGGGCACAGTTGCCCAAGTACCAGCGAAATCTTCCTCGACCGGGACAGGCTTCTTTGGGTAATCCTCAAGTTGGACCAATTGGAGGTATGATGCCACCACAACCGGGAATTCCTCCACAACAGCAAGGAATGAGACCTCCCATGCCACCTCATG GTCAGTATGGTGCTCATCACCAGGGCATGCCAGGATACCTTCCTGGGGCGATGCCTCCATATGGTCAGGGACCTCCAATGGTGCCCCCTTACCAAAGTGGACCTCCTCGACCTCCAATGGGAATGAGACCTCCTGTAATGTCGCAGGGTGGCCGCTACTGA